In the genome of Variibacter gotjawalensis, one region contains:
- a CDS encoding H-NS family nucleoid-associated regulatory protein has translation MSRSAQSNDIDLRSLSVDELIALDAKILELIKSKRQTLQAKIAMIELHMGPLPEGPRKRGVKKGTKLAAKYKGPNGETWSGRGLQPKWLTALVGRSGSVEKYRLR, from the coding sequence TTGTCCCGTTCAGCACAATCGAATGATATCGATTTGCGTTCGCTCTCGGTCGACGAACTCATCGCGCTCGACGCCAAGATCCTCGAACTGATCAAATCGAAAAGGCAGACTCTGCAGGCGAAAATCGCCATGATCGAGCTGCATATGGGCCCGCTGCCCGAAGGCCCGCGCAAGCGCGGCGTCAAGAAGGGCACCAAGCTGGCGGCGAAATACAAAGGCCCGAACGGCGAGACCTGGTCCGGCCGTGGTCTGCAGCCGAAGTGGCTCACGGCCCTCGTTGGCCGCAGCGGCAGCGTCGAAAAATATCGGCTCCGCTGA
- a CDS encoding Bug family tripartite tricarboxylate transporter substrate binding protein yields the protein MLTRRHALIAGAAALVASRAQAQTFPSRPITIVVPYPAGGPVDLLARLIAQEATGNLGQPITVDNRGGGAGTIGTTLVARAEPDGHTLVLGTNQTHATNQSLLKEISYDGVKDFAPVIGIAETPHVLVVRKELGVTSVEELIALAKQKPGALNYGSTGNGSASHLCAELFKVKAGLQMQPVHFRGSAPMLQELLGERLDLSFATLPTVISQIDSGALPALAVASAKRAIRLGGVPTLGESGIEGVEADAWFTLFAPAKTPPANVERLHAAIAAALKHDGPKAAIAQQGLTAALRSPAEVAASLPTEVERWAAVIKAANIKSE from the coding sequence ATGCTGACGAGACGTCACGCTCTAATCGCTGGTGCCGCCGCGCTTGTCGCATCGCGTGCGCAGGCTCAAACGTTTCCATCGCGGCCGATCACGATCGTCGTGCCATATCCGGCCGGCGGTCCCGTCGACCTGCTTGCGCGGCTGATCGCACAGGAAGCGACGGGCAATCTCGGCCAGCCGATCACCGTCGACAATCGCGGCGGCGGCGCCGGCACCATCGGCACGACGCTGGTCGCACGCGCGGAGCCGGACGGGCATACGCTCGTGCTCGGCACCAACCAGACGCACGCGACCAACCAAAGTCTGCTGAAAGAGATCAGCTACGACGGCGTGAAGGATTTCGCACCCGTCATCGGGATTGCCGAAACGCCGCATGTTCTGGTCGTCCGCAAGGAACTCGGCGTGACGAGCGTCGAAGAGCTGATCGCGCTCGCCAAGCAAAAGCCAGGCGCGCTGAATTACGGCTCGACAGGCAACGGTTCGGCGTCACACCTTTGCGCCGAGTTGTTCAAGGTGAAAGCCGGGCTACAAATGCAACCCGTCCACTTCCGCGGCTCCGCGCCGATGCTGCAGGAGCTGCTCGGCGAGCGTCTCGATCTGTCTTTCGCGACTCTACCGACCGTGATTTCGCAGATCGACTCGGGTGCCCTGCCCGCGCTTGCCGTTGCGAGCGCGAAGCGCGCGATCCGTCTCGGCGGCGTACCGACCCTCGGTGAAAGCGGCATCGAAGGCGTCGAGGCCGATGCGTGGTTCACGTTGTTCGCGCCGGCCAAAACGCCGCCCGCCAATGTCGAGCGTCTTCATGCCGCCATCGCGGCCGCGTTGAAGCATGACGGCCCGAAAGCTGCGATCGCGCAGCAGGGACTGACGGCGGCGCTGCGCTCTCCGGCGGAAGTTGCCGCGAGCCTCCCGACCGAAGTCGAGCGTTGGGCGGCCGTCATCAAGGCCGCCAACATCAAATCTGAATAG
- a CDS encoding carbon-nitrogen hydrolase family protein: MTDIKDKIRIGLIQMRASRTPADNVDAAAKLIREAKDQGAVYVQTPEMTNIMEVKRDVLFEKINEEEKCVSLAAFCSLARELGIHIHVGSMAIKVAPDRAANRGFMIDPSGEVLASYDKIHMFDVDLANGESYRESRTYRPGEQAVLVDLPFGRVGMTICYDLRFPALYRALAESGASFLTIPSAFTRQTGEAHWSTLMRSRAIENGSFVLAAAQAGTHENGRETYGHSMVVDPWGRVIAEGGTEPGVVMADLDAEEITTSRARVPSLQHGRRFEITAPLAEPAHLHVVGAKT, encoded by the coding sequence ATGACTGACATCAAAGACAAGATCCGCATCGGCCTGATCCAGATGCGCGCGAGCCGAACGCCCGCTGACAACGTCGATGCGGCCGCTAAGCTGATCCGCGAGGCGAAGGATCAAGGCGCCGTCTACGTGCAGACGCCCGAGATGACGAACATCATGGAGGTCAAGCGCGACGTCCTGTTCGAGAAGATCAACGAGGAAGAGAAGTGCGTGAGCCTTGCGGCTTTCTGCTCGCTCGCGCGCGAACTCGGGATTCACATTCACGTTGGCTCGATGGCGATCAAAGTCGCGCCGGATCGCGCCGCCAACCGCGGCTTCATGATCGATCCGTCCGGTGAGGTGCTCGCCTCCTACGACAAGATACATATGTTCGACGTCGATCTCGCGAACGGCGAGAGCTATCGCGAGTCTCGCACTTATCGTCCGGGCGAACAGGCCGTGCTGGTCGACCTCCCGTTCGGCCGCGTCGGCATGACGATCTGCTACGATCTCCGTTTCCCCGCGCTGTATCGCGCGCTGGCGGAATCCGGCGCGTCGTTCCTCACCATTCCGTCGGCCTTCACGCGGCAAACCGGCGAGGCGCATTGGTCGACGCTAATGCGGTCGCGCGCGATCGAGAATGGCAGCTTCGTGCTCGCGGCCGCGCAGGCCGGCACGCATGAAAACGGCCGCGAGACCTACGGCCATTCGATGGTCGTCGATCCGTGGGGCCGCGTCATTGCGGAAGGCGGCACCGAGCCCGGGGTCGTGATGGCGGATCTCGACGCTGAAGAGATCACGACGTCGCGCGCCCGCGTGCCGTCGCTGCAGCACGGCCGCCGTTTCGAGATCACGGCGCCGCTCGCGGAGCCGGCGCATCTGCACGTCGTCGGGGCGAAGACGTGA
- a CDS encoding DUF1801 domain-containing protein: protein MAKAVAKPKPAKTGEPVLLSGGNPQIAKGYGDAPVQAYIAAMPGWKSDVGRKIDALITKTVPGVKKAVKWNSPLYGIEEGRWFLGVHVFAKYVKVAFFEGAKLKPEPPVASKQQHVRYFHIHENDAIDETQFAKWVKQASKLPGEKM from the coding sequence ATGGCGAAGGCCGTCGCAAAGCCGAAACCCGCAAAGACCGGCGAGCCGGTTTTGCTTTCCGGCGGCAACCCGCAGATCGCAAAGGGTTACGGCGATGCTCCCGTGCAGGCTTACATCGCGGCGATGCCGGGATGGAAAAGCGATGTCGGACGGAAGATCGATGCGCTGATCACGAAAACCGTGCCCGGCGTGAAGAAGGCTGTGAAGTGGAATTCGCCGCTGTATGGCATCGAGGAGGGTCGCTGGTTTCTAGGCGTGCACGTCTTCGCAAAATACGTGAAGGTTGCGTTCTTCGAGGGTGCAAAGCTCAAGCCAGAGCCGCCGGTCGCATCGAAGCAACAACACGTGCGCTACTTTCACATTCATGAGAATGATGCGATCGACGAGACGCAATTTGCGAAGTGGGTGAAGCAGGCGAGCAAGTTGCCTGGCGAGAAAATGTGA
- a CDS encoding methyltransferase domain-containing protein: MTTPMDTAPQIFDRALIARRQRRALRDPATFLLDRVVDELADRLSVILREFPVAVDLATPGGRLAPLLAARRGATQTITTGAGGELVADAEALPFAEASLDLIVSALALQFVNDLPGTLAQARRALRPDGLFLAALLGGDTLTELRQSFAEAETELTGGVSPRVAPFADVRTLGMLLQRAGFALPVTDVDRVTVRYETPFALLHDLRRMGATNPLTERRRVPLRRGVLLRMAEIYKQRFAGADGRVMATFDIVWLTGWAPHASQQQPLRPGSAKTRLADALRTTERPAGEKAG, translated from the coding sequence ATGACGACGCCGATGGACACGGCTCCGCAGATATTCGATCGCGCTCTGATTGCGCGACGGCAACGGCGCGCGTTACGCGATCCCGCGACGTTCCTGCTCGACCGCGTCGTCGATGAACTTGCCGATCGCCTATCGGTAATCCTGCGCGAGTTTCCGGTCGCGGTCGATCTTGCGACGCCGGGCGGACGCCTCGCGCCGTTACTTGCCGCGCGCCGCGGCGCAACGCAAACCATCACGACCGGCGCTGGCGGCGAGCTTGTCGCCGACGCGGAGGCGTTGCCGTTCGCTGAGGCTTCGCTCGACCTCATCGTCTCGGCGCTCGCGTTGCAGTTCGTCAACGACTTGCCGGGCACGCTCGCGCAGGCGCGCCGCGCGTTGCGGCCGGACGGTTTGTTTCTCGCGGCGCTCCTCGGCGGCGATACGCTGACCGAGCTGCGCCAATCCTTTGCCGAGGCCGAGACAGAACTCACCGGCGGCGTGTCGCCGCGCGTTGCGCCGTTCGCCGATGTGCGCACGCTCGGCATGCTGCTGCAGCGGGCGGGTTTTGCGCTGCCGGTCACCGACGTCGACCGCGTCACCGTGCGTTACGAGACGCCTTTTGCGCTGCTGCACGATTTGCGCCGCATGGGCGCGACCAATCCGCTGACCGAACGCCGCCGTGTCCCGCTCCGGCGCGGCGTGTTGCTGCGCATGGCGGAGATTTACAAGCAGCGCTTTGCGGGCGCGGACGGCCGCGTGATGGCGACGTTCGACATTGTATGGCTGACCGGCTGGGCGCCGCATGCGAGCCAGCAGCAACCGCTGCGTCCCGGTAGTGCGAAGACGCGCCTTGCCGATGCATTGCGCACGACAGAACGGCCGGCCGGCGAGAAGGCGGGTTGA
- a CDS encoding thioesterase family protein has translation MALSVGLTNSEEIVVTEALTVPAMAHAFGSFTSMPPVFATAFMVAFAEYACLQLADEHLPPEQRTVGTHVDLSHLAATPIGMRVTANVELVEVEGRKLRYRVECRDEKDVICEGFHERAVIDVAKFGGRLAAKSQAA, from the coding sequence ATGGCACTCAGCGTAGGGCTGACCAACTCGGAAGAAATCGTGGTCACGGAAGCGCTTACGGTTCCGGCCATGGCCCACGCCTTCGGGTCATTCACGAGCATGCCGCCGGTCTTTGCCACCGCCTTCATGGTGGCTTTCGCCGAATACGCCTGCCTTCAACTGGCTGATGAACACCTTCCGCCCGAGCAACGCACGGTCGGGACGCACGTCGACCTGAGCCATTTGGCCGCAACCCCGATCGGGATGCGGGTGACGGCGAATGTCGAACTCGTTGAGGTCGAGGGCCGCAAGCTGCGCTACCGGGTCGAATGCCGGGATGAGAAAGACGTTATCTGCGAGGGCTTTCACGAGCGAGCGGTTATCGACGTCGCGAAGTTCGGTGGCCGGCTCGCGGCCAAGTCGCAGGCGGCTTAG
- a CDS encoding MaoC family dehydratase, with product MAGTTKEVGPNRYRESFGRYYEEFVVGDVYEHRPGRTITETENTWFTLLTMNQHPIHFDSEYAKHSEFGRCIVASPFTVSLLVGMSVSDVSQKAIANLGWTDIKLTHPVFAGDTLYGESEVLEKRESKSRPDAGIVSVRTIGKNQDGVVVCTFDRTMLVQREGHALEEKAKY from the coding sequence ATGGCAGGCACGACCAAAGAGGTCGGTCCCAATCGGTATCGCGAGAGCTTCGGCCGTTACTACGAGGAGTTCGTGGTTGGCGATGTCTATGAGCATCGCCCGGGCCGCACGATTACTGAAACCGAGAATACGTGGTTTACGTTGCTGACGATGAATCAGCACCCGATCCACTTCGATTCTGAGTACGCCAAGCATTCCGAATTCGGCCGCTGCATCGTCGCGTCGCCGTTCACGGTGTCGCTGCTTGTCGGCATGAGCGTGAGTGACGTCAGTCAGAAAGCGATTGCAAATCTCGGCTGGACCGACATCAAGCTGACGCATCCGGTCTTCGCCGGCGACACGCTTTACGGCGAAAGCGAAGTGCTCGAGAAGCGCGAGTCGAAATCGCGGCCGGATGCCGGCATCGTGTCGGTGCGCACGATCGGCAAGAACCAGGACGGCGTCGTCGTCTGTACGTTCGACCGCACGATGTTGGTGCAGCGGGAAGGCCACGCACTCGAAGAGAAAGCGAAGTACTGA
- the ftsY gene encoding signal recognition particle-docking protein FtsY translates to MNDQPKAGWWKRLSQGLKRTSSSIGTAITDLVTKRKLDAAMLEDIEDVLIRADLGVTAAARIAAAVGKGRFDKAISADEIKAVLASEVEKSLAPVAKPLSVDESVKPFVVLVVGVNGSGKTTTIGKLTAKFRAEGRKVMLAAGDTFRAAAIEQIKIWGDRNGVPVVARTQGSDAAGVGFDALMAAKADGAEVLIMDTAGRLQNRAELMDELEKIVRVMKKIDAGAPHAALLVLDATVGQNAIAQVEAFRATAGVTGLVMTKLDGTARGGILVAIAEKFALPVHFIGVGEGIDDLEPFEARDFARAVAGLE, encoded by the coding sequence GTGAACGATCAACCTAAGGCCGGGTGGTGGAAGCGGCTGAGCCAGGGGCTCAAGCGCACCTCATCCTCGATCGGCACCGCGATCACTGACCTCGTCACCAAGCGCAAGCTGGACGCCGCGATGCTCGAGGACATCGAGGATGTCCTCATCCGGGCCGACCTCGGCGTGACGGCTGCAGCCCGTATCGCGGCGGCTGTCGGCAAAGGACGTTTCGACAAAGCAATCTCGGCCGACGAGATCAAAGCCGTGCTCGCCAGCGAGGTCGAGAAATCGCTGGCTCCGGTCGCAAAGCCCCTTTCCGTCGACGAGAGCGTGAAGCCGTTCGTCGTGCTGGTGGTCGGCGTCAATGGCTCCGGCAAGACCACGACGATCGGCAAGCTGACGGCTAAATTCCGCGCCGAGGGCCGCAAGGTGATGCTGGCGGCCGGCGACACGTTCCGCGCAGCCGCGATTGAGCAGATCAAGATTTGGGGCGACCGCAACGGCGTGCCGGTGGTTGCGCGCACGCAAGGCTCGGACGCGGCCGGTGTCGGCTTCGATGCATTGATGGCCGCAAAGGCGGACGGAGCCGAAGTGCTCATCATGGACACGGCTGGACGTCTGCAGAATCGCGCCGAGCTGATGGACGAACTGGAAAAGATCGTCCGCGTGATGAAGAAAATCGACGCCGGCGCGCCGCACGCGGCGTTGCTGGTGCTCGATGCCACCGTCGGCCAGAATGCCATCGCCCAGGTCGAGGCTTTCCGCGCAACCGCCGGCGTCACCGGGCTCGTGATGACGAAGCTCGATGGTACGGCGCGCGGCGGCATCCTGGTCGCCATCGCGGAGAAATTCGCGCTGCCGGTGCACTTCATCGGCGTCGGCGAAGGCATCGATGATTTGGAGCCGTTCGAGGCGCGCGACTTCGCGCGCGCGGTTGCAGGCTTGGAATAG
- a CDS encoding DUF1178 family protein encodes MIRYTLRCAKDHHFESWFADSAAYDKQAKRGLVTCPNCGSTKVEKSLMAPQLGRTERQKSSRKKAATPAVANEASPIAMMSDGERELRTKLKELRDHVVKNATDVGAKFPEEARKMHYGESETRSIYGEASFDDAKALHEEGIEVLPLPVLPDDRN; translated from the coding sequence GTGATCCGCTACACCCTTCGTTGCGCGAAAGACCATCACTTCGAAAGCTGGTTCGCCGACTCCGCCGCTTACGATAAGCAGGCGAAGCGCGGTTTGGTCACTTGTCCAAATTGCGGATCGACGAAAGTCGAGAAGTCGCTGATGGCGCCGCAACTCGGGCGGACCGAGCGCCAGAAATCGTCGCGCAAAAAGGCCGCAACGCCGGCGGTTGCGAACGAAGCCTCGCCGATCGCGATGATGTCGGACGGCGAGCGTGAATTGCGGACGAAATTGAAGGAATTGCGCGACCACGTCGTGAAAAACGCCACCGACGTTGGCGCGAAGTTTCCGGAAGAAGCCCGCAAGATGCACTACGGCGAGAGCGAAACGCGCTCGATCTACGGCGAAGCGTCGTTCGACGACGCGAAAGCGCTGCATGAGGAAGGCATCGAGGTCCTTCCGTTGCCGGTATTGCCTGACGATCGGAATTAA
- a CDS encoding DUF1801 domain-containing protein, with product MKKATVSKASVDKANVSPAKLIDGRIKELGDWRGETLAHVRKLTKEAEPNVVEEWKWRGVPVWEHAGIICTGETYKSAVKLTFAKGAALDDPAKLFNSSLDGNVRRAIDIHEGDKIDEKAFKALIKSAVALNNAKPAKKKK from the coding sequence ATGAAGAAAGCGACGGTTTCCAAGGCGAGTGTCGACAAGGCGAACGTGTCGCCCGCGAAGTTGATTGACGGCCGCATCAAGGAGCTTGGCGATTGGCGCGGCGAAACGCTCGCGCATGTCCGCAAGCTGACTAAAGAAGCCGAGCCCAACGTCGTCGAAGAATGGAAATGGCGCGGGGTTCCCGTGTGGGAACACGCCGGCATCATCTGCACGGGCGAGACATATAAGAGCGCCGTGAAGCTGACCTTCGCGAAAGGCGCGGCGCTCGACGATCCGGCAAAACTCTTCAACTCCAGCCTCGACGGCAACGTCCGCCGCGCGATCGATATTCATGAAGGCGACAAGATCGACGAGAAAGCCTTCAAGGCTTTGATCAAGTCGGCCGTCGCACTCAACAACGCGAAGCCCGCAAAAAAGAAAAAATAA
- the grxC gene encoding glutaredoxin 3, whose product MAQIDIYTTPMCGYCAAAKALLKRKGAAFNEIDVSGSDGDKRREMLGRSNGRWTVPQIFIGSTHVGGSDDLHALERDGKLDALIAS is encoded by the coding sequence ATGGCCCAGATCGACATCTACACGACGCCAATGTGCGGCTACTGCGCGGCGGCCAAGGCGTTGCTCAAGCGGAAGGGCGCTGCCTTCAACGAAATCGACGTCAGCGGTTCCGACGGCGACAAGCGCCGCGAGATGCTGGGCCGCTCGAACGGCCGCTGGACCGTGCCGCAGATTTTCATCGGCTCGACCCATGTCGGCGGCAGCGACGACCTCCACGCGCTCGAGCGCGACGGCAAACTCGACGCCCTGATCGCGAGCTGA
- a CDS encoding ComF family protein translates to MDFSRAHALTSYVRRGWSLALGAALPPLCPVCRDPVADPAGLCPHCWSRLSFISRPYCERLGTPFAYDSGPGLLSPEAIAEPPAYNRARAAVGFDDVSRTLVHAFKYGDRMDLAPMLAGWMTRAGAELLADADALVPVPLHWRRLWARRFNQSATLAKRIGAASDRPVLSDVLKRIRATQQQVGLSQAERVRNIQGAFAVPEGRRHAVAGRNLVLVDDVLTSGATVQACARTLMRAGAARVDVLVFARVVNHIGPPI, encoded by the coding sequence ATGGACTTCTCACGGGCTCATGCGCTGACGAGCTACGTTCGCCGCGGCTGGTCGCTGGCGCTCGGCGCTGCCCTGCCCCCGCTTTGTCCGGTCTGCCGCGACCCGGTCGCCGATCCAGCCGGGCTGTGCCCGCATTGCTGGTCTCGCCTCAGTTTCATATCGCGGCCCTATTGCGAGCGGCTAGGGACGCCTTTCGCCTACGACAGCGGACCCGGCCTGCTATCGCCGGAAGCCATCGCGGAGCCTCCGGCCTATAACCGGGCGCGGGCGGCTGTTGGCTTTGACGACGTCTCGCGAACTCTTGTGCATGCCTTCAAATACGGCGATCGCATGGACCTCGCGCCCATGCTGGCTGGCTGGATGACCCGCGCCGGAGCCGAACTCCTAGCCGACGCCGACGCGCTGGTGCCCGTGCCGCTGCATTGGCGGCGGCTGTGGGCGCGGCGGTTCAACCAGTCGGCGACGCTCGCAAAAAGGATCGGCGCGGCCTCGGACCGCCCGGTTCTCTCCGATGTTTTGAAGCGTATTCGGGCAACGCAGCAGCAGGTCGGGCTGAGCCAGGCCGAGCGCGTCCGCAACATTCAGGGCGCGTTCGCGGTGCCTGAGGGTCGTCGGCATGCAGTCGCGGGTCGCAACCTCGTGCTGGTCGACGATGTGCTGACCTCGGGCGCCACCGTCCAGGCTTGCGCCCGAACGTTGATGCGCGCAGGGGCGGCGCGGGTCGATGTCCTGGTTTTCGCCAGGGTTGTGAACCACATCGGTCCGCCCATATAA
- a CDS encoding nuclear transport factor 2 family protein has protein sequence MDAKATLKEFCSAVERRDGKALAALFTEEGVYHDIFYGAFKGRAKIAELIDDWFYRTAQDFLWDMHDPVTDGRTLYARYTFSYKSNLPEAKGGRAMFEGVAIITLKDGLFAEYHEVANTATAFVDLNFAPERIAKIVAKQGAALKARPEMARHL, from the coding sequence ATGGACGCTAAAGCAACCTTGAAAGAGTTCTGCAGCGCGGTCGAACGGCGCGACGGAAAGGCACTCGCAGCCCTATTCACCGAAGAGGGCGTCTACCACGATATTTTCTACGGCGCGTTCAAGGGCCGCGCGAAGATTGCCGAGTTGATCGACGATTGGTTTTACCGCACGGCGCAGGATTTTCTCTGGGACATGCACGATCCCGTCACCGACGGCCGCACGCTCTATGCGCGCTACACCTTCAGCTACAAGTCGAACCTGCCGGAGGCGAAGGGTGGTCGTGCGATGTTCGAAGGTGTCGCCATCATCACGCTGAAGGACGGTCTCTTCGCCGAGTATCACGAGGTCGCGAACACGGCGACCGCATTTGTCGACTTGAATTTCGCGCCCGAGCGCATTGCAAAGATCGTCGCGAAGCAGGGCGCTGCATTGAAGGCGCGGCCCGAAATGGCGCGGCATCTTTAG
- a CDS encoding MFS transporter — MSDTAQAKAASDRISSQQLMILGGAAVMLSLSMGMRQSFGLFQPGIIRDVGVTSADFSLAISIQNIIWGISQPFIGLLADRYGARWVSMGGVCVYLLGLVTMIFATGTLTLILGAGICIGLALSCTASSIAMSVTSKTVSPAKRSVAMGSVSAAGSLGLVLAAPLAQTLITHAGWQVALVAFLGLAAVMIPAAFSVGGADKYPAASSLGNDTSVTETVRAALGHSGYVIMALAFFVCGLQLVFITTHLPTYLALCGMDPGLGATTLALVGLFNVIGSYLFGYLGGIYPKQYLLGGVYLLRSLAVAVYFMTPPSVTSTLVFGAVMGTLWLGVVPLVNGLVAQLFGLRYMATLTGIAFFSHQVGSFLGAWGGGLIYDRLGSYDRAWQAAVLIGVIAGLAQMTMNVTPPAPKDAPGVPVPRAA; from the coding sequence ATGTCGGACACTGCGCAAGCCAAAGCCGCGAGCGATCGCATCTCGTCCCAGCAGTTGATGATCCTCGGCGGCGCCGCCGTCATGCTGAGCCTCAGCATGGGCATGCGGCAGAGCTTCGGGCTCTTCCAACCCGGCATCATCCGCGATGTCGGCGTGACGTCGGCGGATTTCTCGCTCGCCATCTCGATCCAGAACATCATCTGGGGCATCTCGCAGCCATTCATCGGCCTGCTCGCTGATCGCTACGGTGCGCGCTGGGTCTCGATGGGCGGCGTCTGCGTTTATCTCCTCGGCCTCGTCACGATGATCTTCGCGACCGGAACACTGACGCTGATCCTCGGCGCCGGCATATGCATCGGCCTCGCGCTGTCCTGCACAGCGTCGAGCATCGCGATGTCGGTGACGTCGAAAACCGTGTCGCCGGCGAAGCGCAGTGTCGCGATGGGCTCGGTCTCGGCCGCGGGCTCGCTCGGCCTCGTGCTCGCTGCGCCGCTCGCGCAAACGCTGATCACGCATGCGGGCTGGCAGGTCGCGCTCGTCGCGTTCCTCGGCCTCGCGGCAGTCATGATCCCCGCCGCTTTTTCGGTTGGCGGCGCCGACAAATATCCGGCCGCATCGAGTCTCGGCAACGACACGTCGGTGACGGAAACCGTGCGCGCCGCGCTCGGCCATTCGGGTTACGTCATCATGGCGCTGGCCTTCTTCGTCTGCGGCCTGCAGCTCGTTTTCATTACGACGCATCTGCCGACATATCTCGCGCTGTGCGGCATGGATCCAGGCCTCGGCGCGACGACGCTCGCGCTCGTCGGCCTCTTCAACGTCATCGGCTCGTATCTGTTCGGCTATCTCGGCGGCATCTACCCCAAGCAATATCTGCTGGGCGGCGTTTATCTGCTGCGCTCGCTCGCCGTCGCGGTCTACTTCATGACGCCGCCAAGCGTGACGTCGACGCTGGTTTTCGGCGCCGTGATGGGAACGCTGTGGCTCGGTGTCGTGCCGCTGGTGAATGGCCTCGTCGCGCAGCTCTTCGGCTTGCGCTACATGGCGACACTCACCGGCATCGCGTTCTTCAGCCACCAGGTCGGCTCGTTCCTCGGCGCTTGGGGCGGCGGACTGATCTACGATCGGCTCGGCAGCTACGATCGCGCATGGCAAGCCGCCGTGTTGATCGGCGTGATCGCGGGTCTCGCGCAGATGACGATGAACGTGACGCCGCCCGCTCCGAAAGATGCGCCGGGGGTCCCTGTGCCGCGCGCCGCGTAA